A region of Phytohabitans rumicis DNA encodes the following proteins:
- a CDS encoding sensor histidine kinase: MERRRIERDLHDGAQQRLLELGMTLVAVRMELDDGDAEAAKPLVRRAADQAGAVLAELRELVRGIHPRVLTDLGLPAAIAELADRSTVPVTVTVDLPDRPPSTVEATAYFVVAEAFTNAARHAGATQIAVRGGRRGARLVIEVRDDGCGGADPARGTGLTGLADRADAHGGALTLSSPVGGPTVLRLELPWPGFA, translated from the coding sequence GTGGAGCGGCGGCGCATCGAACGGGACCTGCACGACGGGGCCCAGCAGCGCCTGCTGGAACTGGGCATGACCCTGGTCGCCGTCCGGATGGAGCTGGACGACGGCGACGCCGAGGCCGCCAAGCCGCTGGTGCGGCGGGCCGCCGACCAGGCCGGCGCGGTCCTGGCCGAGCTGCGCGAGCTGGTCCGGGGCATCCACCCGCGGGTCCTCACCGACCTCGGCCTGCCCGCCGCGATCGCCGAGCTGGCCGACCGGTCCACCGTGCCGGTCACCGTGACCGTGGACCTGCCCGACCGGCCGCCGTCCACAGTGGAGGCGACGGCGTACTTCGTGGTCGCGGAGGCGTTCACCAACGCCGCCAGGCACGCCGGCGCCACCCAGATCGCGGTGCGCGGCGGCCGGCGCGGCGCGCGGCTCGTCATCGAGGTACGCGACGACGGGTGCGGCGGTGCCGACCCGGCCCGGGGCACCGGGCTGACCGGGCTCGCCGACCGGGCCGACGCGCACGGCGGCGCGCTGACCCTGTCCAGCCCGGTCGGCGGGCCGACCGTGCTCAGACTGGAGCTGCCGTGGCCCGGCTTCGCCTAG
- a CDS encoding MMPL family transporter has protein sequence MGIGGGAPSGPGDPGLGGGGRRAGWAELRRAGEEGPAAVSGSNEADFLPDHYESAQAMKLAEKAFPTGDDGGGSAVLVLSRADGAVLDGRDRAKAAEVVQALSDARVAGVREVATSDAARSPNGKVQLAQVAFTKGAYHEQTLAAVGDLRAKTQDLVRGTGLRAGYTGEAAVAKDTEILDILVSAGMLVMIIVLLVVIFRSPWVALLNILIIALVGQGVVALLALAAKASGVLLDESVSGLLPVVLFGVGTDYVVFLLFRYRERLRLGEDRRTAMVSALGRVGEAIAVSAVAVAVSFGALLLSGFGSFQILGPALAIAVLVMVFAGLTLIPAVFALLGHRAFWPSKAWRREPKEGLAARTGALVARRPVRVAFAAVAILAALGAGALGYQASYDIGSIPGGTESARAMTQLEAGFPAGTLSPTSVYLTGPGITEDAAVAYARKLTEVSIVGEVGGVRVNGDVAQVDLLLAADPLSEEALDGVVDQLRPAAHAAAPPGTTAYVGGETSTFADVRDVVSADMTVILPAAGVLIGLVLLVMLRGLFAPLYLLGAVVGGFLATLGACVLVFQGAAGRPGLDFTMPLIVYMFVASIGTDYNILMIARIREEMREGRTAREAAAVALRRAGPPVAAAGVILAASFGALTVSATLAQVGFAVAVGILLSTFVLSWLLVPALTALLGRAAFWPAKVQAPEYRIQHELVDVH, from the coding sequence ATGGGGATCGGCGGTGGTGCGCCATCCGGTCCGGGTGATCCTGGCCTGGGTGGTGGCGGTCGTCGCGCTGGGTGGGCTGAGCTTCGCCGTGCTGGGGAGGAGGGGCCGGCGGCGGTCTCGGGCAGCAACGAGGCGGACTTCCTGCCGGACCACTACGAGTCGGCCCAGGCGATGAAGCTGGCCGAGAAGGCGTTCCCGACCGGGGACGACGGGGGCGGGAGCGCCGTACTTGTGCTGTCGCGGGCCGACGGGGCGGTGCTGGACGGGCGCGACCGGGCCAAGGCGGCGGAGGTCGTGCAGGCGCTGAGTGACGCCCGGGTCGCCGGGGTGCGTGAGGTGGCGACGTCGGACGCGGCCCGGTCGCCGAACGGCAAGGTGCAGTTGGCGCAGGTGGCCTTCACCAAGGGCGCCTATCACGAGCAGACCCTGGCCGCCGTCGGCGACCTGCGCGCCAAGACACAGGATTTGGTACGGGGAACGGGGTTGCGCGCCGGCTACACGGGCGAGGCGGCGGTGGCTAAAGACACCGAGATATTGGATATTTTGGTCAGTGCCGGCATGCTGGTGATGATCATCGTGCTGCTCGTGGTGATCTTCCGGAGCCCGTGGGTGGCGTTGCTCAACATCCTGATCATCGCGCTGGTCGGCCAGGGCGTGGTGGCGCTCCTCGCGCTCGCCGCCAAGGCGTCCGGCGTCCTGCTTGACGAGTCAGTCAGCGGCCTGCTGCCCGTCGTGCTCTTCGGCGTGGGCACGGACTACGTGGTGTTCCTGCTCTTCCGGTACCGGGAGCGGCTGCGGCTCGGCGAGGACCGGCGGACCGCCATGGTGTCCGCGCTCGGCCGGGTCGGCGAGGCCATCGCGGTGTCCGCCGTCGCGGTCGCGGTGTCGTTCGGGGCGCTGCTGCTGTCCGGGTTCGGGTCGTTCCAGATCCTCGGTCCGGCGCTGGCGATCGCCGTACTCGTGATGGTGTTCGCCGGGCTGACCCTGATCCCGGCGGTGTTCGCGCTGCTCGGGCACCGGGCGTTCTGGCCGTCGAAGGCGTGGCGGCGGGAGCCGAAGGAGGGGCTCGCGGCGCGTACGGGTGCGCTGGTGGCCCGCCGTCCGGTGCGGGTGGCGTTCGCCGCGGTGGCGATCCTCGCGGCACTCGGCGCGGGCGCGCTCGGATACCAGGCCAGCTACGACATCGGATCCATCCCCGGTGGCACCGAGTCCGCCCGCGCGATGACCCAGCTGGAGGCCGGGTTCCCGGCCGGCACGCTGAGCCCTACCTCGGTCTACCTGACCGGGCCGGGCATCACCGAGGACGCCGCCGTGGCGTACGCGCGCAAGCTCACCGAGGTGTCCATCGTCGGCGAGGTCGGCGGCGTACGGGTCAACGGCGACGTCGCCCAGGTCGACCTGCTGCTGGCGGCGGACCCGCTGAGCGAGGAGGCGCTCGACGGGGTGGTGGACCAGCTGCGCCCGGCCGCACATGCCGCCGCCCCGCCCGGCACCACCGCGTACGTCGGGGGCGAGACGTCGACGTTCGCGGACGTGCGGGACGTGGTGAGCGCCGACATGACGGTGATCCTGCCGGCTGCCGGGGTGCTGATCGGCCTGGTGCTGCTGGTGATGCTGCGCGGGCTGTTCGCGCCGCTGTACCTGCTCGGCGCGGTGGTCGGCGGGTTCCTCGCCACGCTGGGCGCGTGCGTGCTGGTCTTCCAGGGCGCCGCCGGACGGCCCGGTCTGGACTTCACCATGCCGCTGATCGTCTACATGTTCGTGGCGTCGATCGGCACCGACTACAACATCCTGATGATCGCCCGGATCCGCGAGGAGATGCGGGAGGGCCGCACCGCGCGGGAGGCCGCCGCGGTGGCGCTGCGCCGGGCCGGGCCGCCGGTGGCCGCGGCCGGGGTGATCCTGGCGGCGTCGTTCGGGGCGCTGACGGTGTCGGCGACGCTGGCGCAGGTCGGCTTCGCGGTGGCGGTCGGGATCCTGCTGTCCACGTTCGTGCTGAGCTGGCTGCTGGTGCCGGCGCTGACGGCGCTGCTGGGCCGGGCCGCGTTCTGGCCAGCAAAGGTCCAGGCTCCGGAATATCGGATCCAACATGAATTAGTAGATGTCCACTGA
- a CDS encoding response regulator transcription factor codes for MARLRLVIADDAVLLREGLVALLARFSHEVVAVAGDADGLAAAVAEHAPDIVVTDVRMPPTFADEGLRAALALRRDHPRLPILILSQYVAAAYADTLLASTPDGGVGYLLKDRVLQVRDFVDAVERVAAGGCVIDPEVVRHLLARRRSPLARLTPREREVLALMAEGRSNAAITRALIVSEKVVGKHISSIFTKLDLPADNTDDHRRVRAVLAYLRSS; via the coding sequence GTGGCCCGGCTTCGCCTAGTCATCGCCGACGACGCCGTGCTGCTGCGCGAGGGACTGGTGGCGCTGCTGGCCCGCTTCTCCCACGAGGTGGTCGCCGTCGCCGGCGACGCGGACGGGCTCGCCGCCGCCGTCGCCGAGCACGCGCCGGACATCGTGGTCACCGACGTGCGCATGCCCCCGACGTTCGCCGACGAAGGGCTGCGGGCCGCGCTCGCACTGCGCCGCGACCATCCCCGCCTGCCCATCCTGATCCTGAGCCAGTACGTGGCCGCCGCGTACGCCGACACCCTCTTGGCGTCCACTCCGGACGGTGGCGTCGGCTACCTGCTCAAGGACCGCGTCCTGCAGGTGCGCGACTTCGTCGACGCCGTCGAGCGGGTGGCCGCCGGCGGCTGCGTCATCGACCCGGAGGTCGTACGCCACCTGCTGGCCCGGCGGCGCAGCCCGCTGGCCCGGCTCACCCCGCGCGAACGCGAGGTGCTCGCCCTCATGGCCGAGGGCCGCTCCAACGCGGCCATCACCAGGGCGCTGATCGTCAGCGAGAAGGTGGTCGGCAAGCACATCAGCTCGATCTTCACCAAGCTCGATCTGCCCGCCGACAACACCGACGACCACCGCCGGGTACGCGCCGTGCTCGCGTACCTGCGCTCATCCTGA
- a CDS encoding YciI family protein translates to MRYLMLVYVDESVDEGPSQVVPWVQEMDDRGVRTFGSRLRPASDTTTIEVRDGEVLLSDGPFAETKEQIGGFDLLECADLDEAIEVAARHPGATGGRIEIRPLWEA, encoded by the coding sequence ATGCGATATTTGATGCTGGTCTACGTGGACGAATCCGTGGATGAGGGCCCGTCGCAGGTCGTGCCCTGGGTGCAGGAGATGGACGACCGCGGCGTGCGGACGTTCGGTTCCCGGCTGCGCCCGGCCAGCGACACCACCACCATCGAGGTACGCGACGGCGAGGTGCTGCTGTCGGACGGGCCGTTCGCGGAGACGAAGGAGCAGATCGGCGGGTTCGACCTGCTCGAGTGCGCGGACCTGGACGAGGCGATCGAGGTGGCGGCCCGGCACCCCGGGGCCACCGGCGGGCGGATCGAGATCCGGCCGCTCTGGGAGGCGTGA
- a CDS encoding sensor histidine kinase, protein MGRRVGRDLRELLISGGMGLAASLLLPLTPVALVLCLVGGLGLPVLVEVVGVTRRMAGARRRRSTPAIASAYAPLPAGVLGRVRTILTDPATWRDLAWLAVQVPAGILAIVLAGLWLTGAQGILMPLIYALVPRDTRFDYQGIPITDWKTAFLVIPIGVLAVLAAYWGPRAYFAGEGRLARRLLAPTTAARLAAQVEHLAQTRAAAVDASAVELRRIERDLHDGAQARLVALTMNLGMAQDMFDTDPDAAKALLADARAGARQATSELRDLVRGIHPPLLADRGLPGALQALALASSIPVDLDVRLDRRLAAPVESAAYFTVAEALANAIKHSGASRIAVSVVDDEGSLRLRVHDDGSGGADPAGGTGLRGIQRRLAPFDGTVRVTSPAGGPTLVEAELPCAS, encoded by the coding sequence ATGGGGCGGCGGGTCGGGCGCGATCTGCGCGAGCTGCTGATCAGCGGCGGGATGGGCCTGGCGGCCAGCTTGCTGCTGCCGCTCACGCCGGTCGCGCTCGTCCTGTGCCTCGTCGGCGGGCTCGGCCTGCCCGTCCTGGTCGAGGTGGTCGGGGTGACCCGCCGGATGGCCGGCGCGCGCCGGCGCCGGAGCACCCCGGCCATCGCCTCGGCGTACGCGCCGCTGCCGGCCGGGGTGCTGGGCCGGGTCCGGACGATCCTCACCGACCCGGCCACCTGGCGCGACCTGGCCTGGCTGGCGGTCCAGGTGCCGGCCGGCATCCTGGCGATCGTGCTGGCCGGCCTGTGGCTCACCGGGGCGCAGGGCATCCTCATGCCGCTGATCTACGCGCTGGTGCCCCGGGACACCCGGTTCGACTACCAGGGGATCCCGATCACCGACTGGAAGACGGCGTTCCTCGTCATCCCGATCGGCGTGCTGGCCGTCCTCGCCGCCTACTGGGGGCCGCGGGCGTACTTCGCGGGGGAGGGCAGGCTCGCCCGCCGGCTGCTCGCGCCGACCACTGCCGCACGCCTGGCCGCCCAGGTCGAGCACCTGGCGCAGACCCGGGCCGCGGCGGTGGACGCGTCGGCCGTCGAGCTGCGCCGCATCGAGCGTGACCTGCACGACGGCGCGCAGGCCCGGCTCGTCGCGCTGACCATGAACCTGGGCATGGCGCAGGACATGTTCGACACCGACCCGGACGCCGCGAAGGCGCTGCTCGCCGACGCGCGGGCCGGCGCCCGGCAGGCCACCAGCGAGCTGCGCGACCTGGTACGCGGGATCCACCCGCCGCTGCTGGCCGACCGCGGCCTGCCCGGGGCGCTGCAGGCGCTGGCGCTGGCCAGCTCGATCCCGGTCGACCTCGACGTGCGGCTGGACCGGCGGCTCGCCGCGCCGGTCGAGTCCGCGGCGTACTTCACGGTGGCCGAGGCGCTCGCGAACGCCATCAAGCACAGTGGAGCCAGCCGCATCGCCGTGTCCGTTGTGGACGATGAGGGGTCGCTGCGGTTGCGCGTACACGATGATGGATCTGGTGGGGCGGACCCGGCCGGCGGCACCGGGCTGCGCGGCATCCAGCGGCGGCTGGCGCCCTTCGACGGCACCGTGCGGGTCACCAGCCCGGCCGGTGGTCCCACGCTCGTGGAGGCGGAGCTGCCGTGCGCGTCGTGA
- a CDS encoding ROK family protein → MRWSFNTGYDGMELRRLVADATGLRVVVDNDANAAAWGEAYPPGGAGLAGSLRSLRPRLPADSAPVAPRQTPDSAGPGAADGYLAMLCVGSGLGGGFVLGGEVYRGATGIGAEIGHLPVDSGSTELCGCGCGLAGNLGTLACGPALARAARRAAAADPDGLIARLGRGPQGVTGQTATEAARLGDPAARELFARMGHWLGVGASVLVTLLDLRRIVVGGGLVAASDLYLDQMRETMRRHTFAHEHRELPSITPARLGAEAGWVGAGLLALHRPPPTTGER, encoded by the coding sequence GTGCGATGGTCGTTCAACACCGGATACGACGGCATGGAGCTGCGCCGGCTGGTGGCGGACGCCACCGGGCTGCGGGTGGTGGTGGACAACGACGCCAACGCGGCGGCCTGGGGTGAGGCGTACCCGCCCGGCGGGGCCGGGCTGGCTGGCTCGCTGCGCTCGCTTCGGCCCCGGCTGCCGGCAGACTCCGCGCCTGTCGCTCCGCGCCAGACTCCGGACTCCGCCGGCCCCGGGGCCGCCGACGGGTACCTGGCGATGCTGTGCGTGGGCTCGGGCCTCGGCGGCGGCTTCGTCCTCGGTGGTGAGGTCTACCGCGGCGCCACCGGCATCGGGGCGGAAATCGGGCACCTGCCGGTCGACAGTGGCAGCACGGAGCTCTGCGGCTGCGGCTGCGGTCTGGCCGGCAACCTGGGCACGCTGGCCTGCGGGCCGGCGCTCGCCCGCGCGGCACGGCGCGCCGCGGCGGCGGACCCGGACGGCCTGATCGCGCGGCTGGGCCGTGGCCCGCAGGGGGTGACCGGCCAGACCGCCACCGAGGCCGCACGCCTGGGCGACCCGGCCGCCCGCGAACTGTTCGCGCGCATGGGCCACTGGCTGGGCGTCGGCGCGTCCGTCCTGGTGACGCTGCTGGATCTGCGCCGGATCGTGGTCGGCGGTGGCCTCGTCGCGGCCAGTGACCTGTACCTCGACCAGATGCGCGAGACGATGCGGCGACACACCTTCGCCCACGAGCATCGCGAGCTGCCGTCGATCACGCCGGCCCGCCTCGGCGCCGAGGCCGGGTGGGTCGGCGCGGGACTGCTCGCCCTGCACCGCCCACCGCCTACGACCGGCGAGCGGTGA
- a CDS encoding cadmium resistance transporter produces MGDLVGTVAAAVGVFAGTNVDDLVVLTVLFLAARTAGRPRPWQIWAGQYAGIGVLVAVSAVAALGLTIVPDGWIRLLGLIPLALGVRGLIAALRHDDDAPEPVTASGLLSVAGVTIANGGDNISVYTPLLRTIGLAGSLVTVAVFAVLVAVWCAAGSLLASHPKVIAGARRYGHWIVPAVFIAVGALILAG; encoded by the coding sequence GTGGGTGATCTGGTCGGCACCGTCGCGGCGGCGGTGGGGGTGTTCGCGGGTACGAACGTGGACGACCTGGTCGTGTTGACGGTGCTGTTCCTGGCGGCGCGCACGGCCGGGCGGCCCCGGCCCTGGCAGATCTGGGCCGGCCAGTACGCCGGGATCGGGGTGCTGGTCGCGGTCTCCGCCGTCGCGGCGCTGGGCCTGACGATCGTCCCCGACGGGTGGATCCGGCTGCTCGGGCTGATCCCGCTCGCCTTGGGCGTGCGCGGCCTGATCGCGGCGCTCCGCCACGACGACGACGCGCCGGAGCCGGTGACCGCCTCCGGGCTGCTTTCCGTCGCGGGAGTCACCATCGCCAACGGCGGCGACAACATCTCCGTCTACACCCCGCTGCTGCGCACTATCGGGCTCGCCGGCAGCCTGGTGACGGTCGCCGTGTTCGCCGTGTTGGTCGCGGTGTGGTGTGCGGCCGGGTCCCTGCTCGCCTCCCACCCGAAGGTGATCGCGGGCGCGCGCCGGTACGGCCATTGGATCGTCCCCGCCGTGTTCATCGCCGTCGGCGCGCTCATCCTGGCTGGCTGA